A region from the Mesorhizobium sp. J8 genome encodes:
- a CDS encoding FAD-binding oxidoreductase — MTVHRLSPEILSAMEGAVGQDGIAVEPAGMAKYLGDWAGDYRGDALAVLRPGSVAEVQALMRLCGELGLGVVPQGGNTGLVSGAIDSKGGGLVVLSLERLNAIRQIDADNFTLRADAGCVLQTIKDACEARDCLFPLALGAQGSCQIGGNAATNAGGVNVLRYGMARDLILGLEVVLADGELWNGFSGLRKNNSGYDLKQLFIGSEGTLGIITGVEVKLFPKPAKTETAYLGLTSFEAAVTLFNRARRDCSDLISAFEIIGAECIELARLVDPTTRAPVAAPVQVLIELSSSAAIDLNGLLAGFLGDAVESGLVTDAVLAASTAQARKFWAIREGLVEGQAKRGYHVRTDLSVKISDIPDLIEQARHFVANDHPGWIPLAYGHAGDGNIHFNVLPPAELAEAEARARGAEVIAGLYEIAAGLGGSISAEHGIGRSRRKEFWAGLSPTHRRMVAALKNALDPNGLMNPGCLLPATETFP; from the coding sequence ATGACCGTTCATCGCCTCTCGCCGGAAATCCTCAGCGCCATGGAAGGTGCCGTCGGACAAGACGGCATAGCCGTCGAGCCGGCTGGAATGGCGAAATATCTGGGCGACTGGGCCGGCGACTATCGAGGTGACGCTCTTGCCGTGCTGCGACCTGGTTCGGTGGCCGAGGTCCAGGCGCTGATGCGCCTGTGCGGAGAGCTCGGGCTCGGCGTCGTTCCACAGGGCGGCAACACCGGCCTGGTCTCAGGCGCGATCGACAGCAAAGGCGGCGGCCTGGTTGTCTTAAGCCTGGAGCGGCTGAACGCCATCCGGCAGATCGATGCGGACAATTTCACGCTGCGCGCTGATGCCGGCTGCGTGCTGCAGACGATCAAGGACGCCTGCGAGGCGCGGGATTGCCTCTTCCCGCTGGCGCTCGGCGCGCAAGGCAGTTGCCAGATCGGCGGCAATGCGGCGACCAACGCCGGCGGCGTCAACGTGCTGCGCTACGGTATGGCGCGCGACCTGATCCTGGGCCTCGAAGTGGTGCTGGCGGATGGCGAGCTGTGGAACGGCTTCTCCGGCCTGCGCAAGAACAACAGCGGCTATGATTTGAAGCAACTTTTCATCGGCTCGGAAGGCACGCTGGGCATCATCACCGGTGTCGAGGTCAAGCTGTTTCCCAAGCCGGCCAAGACGGAGACCGCCTATCTCGGCCTGACCTCGTTCGAAGCGGCCGTCACGCTCTTCAACCGGGCACGCCGCGACTGTTCGGACCTGATCTCCGCTTTCGAGATCATCGGCGCCGAATGCATCGAGCTTGCCCGGCTGGTGGACCCCACAACGAGAGCGCCGGTCGCGGCACCCGTCCAGGTGCTGATCGAATTGTCGTCCAGCGCCGCCATCGATCTCAACGGCCTGCTGGCCGGGTTCCTCGGCGATGCGGTGGAGAGCGGCCTGGTGACCGACGCGGTTCTCGCCGCGAGCACCGCGCAAGCCAGGAAATTTTGGGCGATCCGCGAAGGCCTGGTCGAAGGCCAGGCCAAGCGCGGTTACCATGTGCGCACCGACCTGTCGGTGAAGATTTCCGACATCCCGGACCTGATCGAGCAGGCCCGCCATTTCGTCGCAAACGATCATCCCGGCTGGATTCCCCTCGCCTACGGCCACGCCGGCGACGGCAACATCCATTTCAACGTGCTGCCGCCCGCCGAACTTGCCGAGGCCGAGGCTCGTGCCCGTGGCGCCGAGGTTATCGCCGGGCTCTATGAAATCGCCGCCGGCCTCGGCGGCTCGATCAGCGCGGAGCACGGCATTGGCCGTAGCCGCCGCAAGGAGTTCTGGGCCGGACTATCGCCGACGCATCGCCGCATGGTCGCGGCGCTGAAGAATGCCCTCGACCCCAATGGCCTGATGAATCCTGGCTGTCTGTTGCCCGCGACGGAGACCTTTCCATGA
- a CDS encoding ABC transporter substrate-binding protein: MSGNRNFELNRRAFVKGGMAAVAAVSAGMQLVLTPCAKAAGKVVIQYDWLMSNGQIGDIAAAANGYFKDAGLEVEFSPGGPNASTVPPVISGAAQLGQFSETPQLYSARASGVPIKIIACGFRTGPYALTSKPAKPIRGVADLKGKKIGIQPTARFVIDEILAKNGIDPSEVTIVNVGFDKAPLVRGDVDAIGGWITNTQALSVVGDDRIDLLTRDLGLNSYADVYFATDAAIEKDPETLAKFMGAVGKGWGWVHANPQEAVKKMVAAYPEMDLGWEEKTVNLVLKLSFDGATAKDGWGTFDPTSIEEQLALLDKVGQYPNGRPVAADVYTTKILELSAADRPKLDAPAA; the protein is encoded by the coding sequence ATGAGTGGGAACAGGAACTTCGAATTGAATCGCCGCGCTTTCGTGAAAGGCGGCATGGCTGCCGTGGCGGCCGTATCTGCCGGCATGCAGCTGGTGCTGACGCCCTGCGCCAAGGCCGCCGGCAAGGTCGTCATCCAGTATGACTGGCTGATGTCCAACGGCCAGATCGGCGATATCGCGGCAGCCGCCAATGGCTATTTCAAGGACGCCGGGCTCGAGGTCGAGTTCAGCCCCGGCGGCCCGAATGCGTCGACCGTGCCGCCGGTGATCTCGGGCGCCGCGCAGCTTGGCCAGTTCTCGGAGACGCCGCAGCTCTATTCGGCCCGCGCCAGCGGCGTGCCGATCAAGATTATCGCCTGCGGCTTCCGCACCGGTCCTTATGCGTTGACGTCCAAGCCCGCAAAACCGATCCGCGGCGTCGCCGATCTCAAGGGCAAGAAGATCGGCATTCAGCCAACGGCGCGCTTCGTCATCGACGAGATCCTGGCCAAGAACGGCATCGATCCGTCGGAGGTGACCATCGTCAATGTCGGCTTCGACAAGGCGCCGCTGGTTCGCGGCGATGTCGACGCGATCGGCGGCTGGATCACCAACACGCAGGCGCTCAGCGTCGTCGGCGACGACCGCATCGACCTCTTGACACGTGACCTCGGGCTGAACTCCTACGCCGATGTCTATTTCGCGACCGACGCGGCAATCGAAAAGGACCCTGAGACGCTGGCGAAGTTCATGGGCGCCGTCGGCAAAGGCTGGGGCTGGGTCCACGCCAATCCGCAGGAAGCGGTCAAGAAGATGGTCGCCGCTTATCCCGAAATGGATCTCGGCTGGGAGGAAAAGACCGTCAATCTGGTGCTGAAACTCTCCTTCGACGGCGCAACCGCCAAGGATGGCTGGGGCACGTTCGATCCGACCTCGATCGAGGAGCAATTGGCGCTGCTCGACAAGGTTGGCCAGTATCCGAACGGCCGCCCGGTGGCCGCCGATGTCTACACCACCAAAATACTCGAACTCTCGGCCGCCGACCGGCCCAAGCTCGACGCGCCCGCGGCCTAG
- a CDS encoding ABC transporter ATP-binding protein — MTIKRHADPIPDAIEARQLDVGYGGRQTAVKVLAGLDLTVAAGSFLSILGPSGCGKSTLLRVVADLLDPLGGSISVLGETPHTVRSRRDVGFVFQDSTLLPWRTVRDNVRLPLGVGQRSLTRKIEDRSTELLELMGLGGLSERLPHQLSGGQRQRVAIARALLGEPKLLLMDEPFGALDEITRDRLNDELLALWRRSGTTILFVTHSIAEAAYLGERVIVLAANPGRVVKDLDMRPFKQEGNRCKREDPAIVAAMADLRVALERAS, encoded by the coding sequence ATGACAATCAAACGTCATGCTGATCCAATACCGGACGCGATCGAAGCGCGACAGCTGGATGTCGGCTATGGCGGCCGGCAGACGGCCGTCAAAGTGCTCGCCGGCCTCGACCTCACCGTCGCGGCCGGTTCCTTCCTGTCGATCCTGGGGCCATCCGGCTGCGGCAAGTCGACCTTGCTCAGAGTGGTGGCCGACCTGCTCGACCCGCTTGGCGGCTCGATCAGCGTCCTGGGCGAAACGCCCCATACGGTGCGCTCGCGCCGCGATGTCGGCTTCGTGTTCCAGGATTCGACCCTCCTTCCCTGGCGCACGGTGCGGGACAATGTGCGCCTGCCGCTCGGCGTCGGTCAGCGCAGCCTGACGCGCAAGATCGAGGACCGCAGCACGGAACTGCTGGAATTGATGGGGCTCGGCGGCCTCAGTGAGCGCCTGCCGCATCAGCTCTCCGGCGGCCAGCGCCAACGCGTGGCGATCGCGCGTGCCTTGCTCGGCGAGCCCAAATTGCTTTTGATGGACGAACCCTTCGGCGCGCTGGACGAGATCACGCGCGACCGGTTGAACGACGAACTGCTGGCCCTTTGGCGGCGCAGCGGCACGACTATCCTTTTTGTCACCCATTCGATCGCCGAAGCCGCCTATCTTGGCGAGCGCGTCATCGTGCTGGCCGCCAATCCTGGGCGCGTGGTCAAGGACCTCGACATGCGGCCCTTCAAACAGGAGGGCAACCGCTGCAAGCGCGAGGATCCGGCGATCGTCGCCGCCATGGCCGACCTGCGCGTGGCTCTGGAGCGCGCATCGTGA
- a CDS encoding VOC family protein gives MPASITRISDVCLLVENIERTVDFYVEKLGFRLRRRAEGFADFHGEDVTLAAWELGHINRHTGVSNLRSPRHAHKVCVAVQLDTPADIDRLYGELSAKGVPFYGPPENYVWNARCAYFTDPDDTLWELYAWLDGGPGDYHDEQP, from the coding sequence ATGCCGGCGAGCATCACCCGCATCTCCGATGTCTGCCTTCTGGTCGAAAACATCGAAAGGACGGTCGACTTCTACGTTGAAAAGCTGGGCTTCCGCCTGCGCCGCCGCGCTGAAGGCTTTGCCGATTTCCATGGCGAGGACGTGACGCTCGCCGCTTGGGAGCTCGGCCACATCAACCGACATACCGGCGTGTCCAACCTGAGATCGCCGCGCCACGCGCACAAGGTTTGCGTCGCCGTGCAGCTCGACACGCCGGCCGATATCGACCGGCTGTATGGCGAACTCAGCGCCAAGGGCGTGCCCTTCTACGGCCCGCCCGAAAACTACGTCTGGAACGCGCGCTGCGCCTATTTCACGGACCCGGACGACACGCTTTGGGAGCTTTACGCCTGGCTCGACGGCGGCCCTGGCGACTACCACGACGAACAGCCGTAG
- a CDS encoding FadR/GntR family transcriptional regulator yields the protein MKQRLAAIGTVETLPHRVAAFLSREIESGELNPGARLPTEQELSEKFGVSRNVVREAIAQLRADGMIEARQGIGAFVLAPEQRAAIRIDREALKDTHNMERLFELRCILEAESAALAAARRNQDHLDSIKAALDRMGGEERWEEGSIDADLLFHREIARATGNSYIHTFISFVCEQIRHSIHYARMTNPLHDLVEINVGEHVRIYEALVAGDPAAAEAAMRAHIVGAANRVGVKLPLSKANGAK from the coding sequence ATGAAGCAGAGACTGGCCGCCATCGGCACCGTCGAGACATTGCCGCACCGGGTCGCCGCCTTCCTCAGCCGCGAGATCGAATCCGGAGAATTGAACCCCGGCGCGCGCCTGCCGACCGAGCAGGAACTGTCCGAAAAGTTCGGCGTCAGCCGCAACGTGGTGCGTGAGGCGATCGCCCAGCTCAGGGCCGACGGCATGATCGAGGCGCGGCAAGGCATCGGCGCTTTTGTGCTGGCGCCCGAGCAGCGAGCGGCGATTCGCATCGACCGCGAGGCGCTCAAGGACACGCACAACATGGAGCGGCTGTTCGAGCTGCGCTGCATCCTCGAGGCCGAATCGGCAGCGCTTGCCGCGGCGCGGCGCAATCAGGATCATCTCGATTCGATCAAGGCTGCGCTCGACCGCATGGGCGGCGAGGAGCGTTGGGAAGAAGGCAGCATCGACGCCGATCTGCTCTTCCACCGCGAGATCGCGCGCGCCACCGGCAACAGCTACATCCACACCTTCATCTCGTTCGTCTGCGAGCAGATCCGCCACTCGATCCACTACGCGCGCATGACCAATCCGCTGCACGATCTCGTCGAGATCAATGTCGGCGAGCATGTGCGTATCTATGAGGCTCTGGTGGCGGGCGATCCGGCCGCGGCGGAAGCGGCGATGCGGGCGCACATCGTCGGCGCCGCCAACCGCGTCGGCGTCAAGCTGCCGCTTTCGAAAGCCAACGGAGCGAAATAG